The DNA segment TGCCCTCGTCGTGCTCGGCGTGCCTCCGCAATGGCGTGGCGGGGCGAGCTGCCCTCTATGCCGGTGGCGCGCGGCCGTGACGCCATCGAGGCCTTTGCCTGCGGAGCCTGCCACACCATTCCCGGCGTCCGGGGCGCGGCAGGCGCAGCGGGGCCCTCGCTGGCGGGATTCGGCCGTCGCGCCTACATCGCGGGAAGGATCCCCAACGAGGCAACGGCGCTCGCACGCTGGATCGCCGACGCGCCTGCCGTTCCTGCCGGATACGGCGATGCCGGATCTTGACGTTCCGCCCGATGAAGCGCGCGATGGCAGCCTACCTGCTCACGTTGCGCTGATCCACGGAGACAGCGACGATGATGGGCGCCGGCGGATCTGTCCCGCGAGGGGCGCGTGCCTGCCCAAGGCTGCGGTCCTGACCGGTGGGGCGACATCGGCGTGAGCACCGGTCAGGGGTCCCTCTCCACGTTCGACGCAGCGGGCCTGCAGGCACAGTGGACGGGGTGGCTCACGCTGGGCATGACGGCCGGCGTGCTGGCGATCTTTGCAATGGTGATGTTCCTCGCGGCTCGCGCAGCCCTGCGGCACGCGACCGAACTGCGTGCGTCGCGCTGGATCGTCATCGGCGGTCTGGGCGTTCCGGCCGCCGTGCTGATCGCGCTGTTCGCCGTGTCCCTGCAGCTTCAGGATGCCTTGTCGGCGCAGCGCGAGTCCCCGGTGCTGCGCATCCAGGTGGAAGCCAGGCAGTGGTGGTGGCGGGTCGCCTACCTTCCCGGGACAGCCCCGGTTTCGGGGCCAGCGACAGGAGCGATGTGCACTGCTGCGCAACCGGTGGGCACGCCGGCGCTGCCGGGGAGCGGAGAGGCCGCCGTCACGCTGGCCAACGAATTGCGGTTGCCTGCGGGTGCGAGCGTGCAACTGGAGATCACGTCTGCCGATGTGATCCAGCGTCTGGATTCCGTCTCTCGCCGGAAAGATGGATGCGGTGCCGGGACGCGCATACGCTCCACGTGAATCCGCAACGGCCCGGCGTGTACCGGGGGCCGTGCGCGGAGTTCTGCGGCGGCCCGCACGGGATGATGGCGTTGTACGGGGAAGTGATGCCGCCGGCGTCCTTCGACCGCTGGGTGGAGAATCAGCGCGCGGACGCGCTCGTCCCTGTCGATCCCGCTCGCGATGGAAGGCCGGAGGTTGTTCGTCGATGGCCCCTGCGCAGCCTGTCATCGCGTGCGCGGCACGGGCGCGAACAGCGATTCCGGGCCGGACCTCACCCACGTCGGAAGCCGTGCGTTCCTCGCCGCCGGCACGCTTCCGAACCAGCCCGGCGCCTTGGCCGGCTGGATTGCGGACCCGCAATCGCTCAAGCCGGGCAACCACATGCCGGCCCTTCCCCTTGCCGGGCGCGAACTGCGCGCCATCACCGCCTACCTGTCGGGCCTGCGATGACGCCGGCGCACACAGACTCCCGCGGTGTGCGCGAGCCTCGCAGCGAATCCCTCGCAGCAGAAGAGGGGCTCGCGAACCTCGAGCGCGTCTGGGCGCCGCCGCGCGGATGGCGCGTGATCTTCGCGGTGAACAACACGTACGTGGGCCTGTGGTATCTCGGCGCGGCGATCGGCTTCATGGTGCTGGCCGGCATTCTCGCTGGTGATGCGCTCGCAGCTCGCCGTGCCCTCTGAACGATCTGGTCAGCCCGCAAACCTACAACCGGCTCTTCACGATGCACGCACCGTGATGATGCTGTTTGCGGTGCCGGCCGTGGAGGCGGCGGCGGTCTACCTGCTCCCCGGCATGCTGGGAGCGCGCGATCTGCCCTTTCCGCGTCTGTCCGCCTATTCGTTCTGGGCCTACGCCTTCGGCGGGACGGCGTTCCTCTGCACGCTGCTCTTCGACGTGGCACCCGACGGCGGCTGGTTCATGTACCCGCCACTCTCGGGTTCGGCGTTCTCGCCCGGGCCGGGGGCCGACTTCTGGCTGCTGGGCATCGGGTTCATCGAGATCTCGGCAATCGCCGGCGCAGTGGAACTGCTGGTCGGCATCCTGCGCATGCGCGCGCCGGGCATGCGGCTCATGCACATGCCGGTCTTCGCCTGGGCCATGCTGGTCACGGCCTGCATGATCGTCATCGCCTTTCCGTCCATCATCGCGGCGACGCTGCTGCTGGAACTGGAACGCGCGTTCGGATGGCCGTTCTTCGTGCCGTCACAGGGCGGCGATCCGCTGTTGTGGCAGCACCTCTTCTGGCTCTTCGGGCATCCCGAGGTGTACATCATCTTCCTGCTTGCGGCCGGCATCGTGTCGATGATCGTGCCGACCGTCGCGCGCACGCCCCTCGAAGGCTATCGCGCCGTGGTGGCCTCGATCATCGGCGTGGGCGTGCTGAGTCTCACGTTGTGGGCGCATCACATGTTCTCCGCAGGCGTGTCGCGCATCGCGCTGATCCTCGTGTCAGCCGCGAGCCTCGCGGTGGCGCTGCCTGCAGCCGTCCAGTTCTTCGCCTGGATCACGACCCTCTGGCGAGGGCGCATCCGGTGGTCCGTGCCGGCGTGGTTCGTGGCAAGTTTCATCGCCACGTTTCTCCTGGGCGGATTGACGGGCGTGATGCTGGCCGTGGTGCCCTTCGACTGGCAGGCGCACGACACGTACTTCGTGGTGGCGCATCTGCACTACGTGCTGATCGGCGGAATGGTGTTTCCGCTCTTCGCGGGCCTTTACTACTGGGCGCCGCTCGCCGCGGGGCGGCCGCTTTCGGAGCGTCTCGGGCACTGGGCATGCGCCACCCTGTTCGCGGGCATCACCGTGACGTTCCTGCCCATGCACCTGACTGGATTGCTGGGCATGCCGCGTCGGGTGCACACCTATCTCCCCGGGCTGGGCTGGGACGCCCTGAATCTGCTTTCCACCGTCGGCGCCTTCGTGTTCGCGCTGGGCGTGGGCCTCGTGCTTCTGGATCTGGCGCTGCACTTCCGCCCTCGTCCCGGCGCGGCGAATCGCACTGCAGACGGCGGAAACCCGTGGCAGGCAGGCACCCTCGAATGGCTCCCCGGCGGGAACTATGGCGTTCGCAGCATTCCGCGGATCGGCGAACGCTACCCGCTCTGGGATCGCCCCGGACTCCCCGGCGAGGTGGAGCGCGGCGAACATCTGCTGAACGATGCACCCACGGGCCGGCGGGAATCGCTCGTCACCTCCGCTGTCGCGGCCCGGCCGCAATATCTCCAGATCCTGGCCGGTCCGAGTCCGTGGCCCTTGCTCGCCGGTCTGGGCACGGCCGCGTTCTTCTTTCTCCTGACGGTGAAGTGGACCTGGGTGGCGGGGGCAGCGGGCGCGTTCACGATCGTCGCGCTGTGGCGCTGGCTGTGGCCGCTGGAGCCGGCGGTTCCTGCGGGACCCGTCGACGTGGGCGGCGTGCGGCTGCCGGTGGGCGCGAGCGGATCGGCATCGGTCGCGTGGTGGGGTACGGTCGTGCTGGTGGTGACGGCCGTCATGGTGCTGGCGTCGCTGCTGTTCGCATACTTTCATCTCCGGCACGTTGCCGCCGTGTGGCCCCCGAGCGGCGTGC comes from the Betaproteobacteria bacterium genome and includes:
- a CDS encoding cbb3-type cytochrome c oxidase subunit I, which gives rise to MRSQLAVPSERSGQPANLQPALHDARTVMMLFAVPAVEAAAVYLLPGMLGARDLPFPRLSAYSFWAYAFGGTAFLCTLLFDVAPDGGWFMYPPLSGSAFSPGPGADFWLLGIGFIEISAIAGAVELLVGILRMRAPGMRLMHMPVFAWAMLVTACMIVIAFPSIIAATLLLELERAFGWPFFVPSQGGDPLLWQHLFWLFGHPEVYIIFLLAAGIVSMIVPTVARTPLEGYRAVVASIIGVGVLSLTLWAHHMFSAGVSRIALILVSAASLAVALPAAVQFFAWITTLWRGRIRWSVPAWFVASFIATFLLGGLTGVMLAVVPFDWQAHDTYFVVAHLHYVLIGGMVFPLFAGLYYWAPLAAGRPLSERLGHWACATLFAGITVTFLPMHLTGLLGMPRRVHTYLPGLGWDALNLLSTVGAFVFALGVGLVLLDLALHFRPRPGAANRTADGGNPWQAGTLEWLPGGNYGVRSIPRIGERYPLWDRPGLPGEVERGEHLLNDAPTGRRESLVTSAVAARPQYLQILAGPSPWPLLAGLGTAAFFFLLTVKWTWVAGAAGAFTIVALWRWLWPLEPAVPAGPVDVGGVRLPVGASGSASVAWWGTVVLVVTAVMVLASLLFAYFHLRHVAAVWPPSGVRLPDGVASLVSALACVASAALLIAAGRAIARDARRAFGAAWIGAWLAAAGAHAALLVANAPAREEAAASAYGASVWMLAVYQASFGALQTVLFVFVLARAVGGRLASERRNAFDCARLLCFYTLLQHVIIVTVTAGLPRW
- a CDS encoding c-type cytochrome, producing MEGRRLFVDGPCAACHRVRGTGANSDSGPDLTHVGSRAFLAAGTLPNQPGALAGWIADPQSLKPGNHMPALPLAGRELRAITAYLSGLR